From one Brachypodium distachyon strain Bd21 chromosome 4, Brachypodium_distachyon_v3.0, whole genome shotgun sequence genomic stretch:
- the LOC100822175 gene encoding auxin-responsive protein SAUR36 — MIHPKKLAQLMRKWQRVKTTAGEDDETCCTTSSVADKGPFAMYTVDERRFEIPLPYHGTTVFGELLHMSHEEFGFTADGRITLPFDATVMEYVMCLLRRNTSEEVERAFLSSVVMPSQYSSHAMPPAVQHQPRAVRSS, encoded by the coding sequence ATGATCCATCCTAAGAAGCTTGCTCAATTGATGAGGAAGTGGCAAAGGGTCAAGACAACTGCCGGTGAAGACGATGAAACATGCTGCACAACCTCATCGGTCGCAGATAAGGGCCCCTTCGCCATGTACACGGTTGATGAGAGGCGTTTTGAGATCCCTTTGCCTTACCACGGCACGACAGTCTTCGGCGAGCTACTGCATATGTCCCACGAGGAGTTTGGGTTCACAGCTGATGGCAGGATCACACTGCCCTTTGATGCAACCGTGATGGAATACGTCATGTGCTTGCTCAGAAGGAACACATCAGAGGAAGTAGAGAGGGCATTCCTGAGCTCTGTAGTGATGCCTAGCCAATACTCAAGCCATGCGATGCCACCTGCGGTGCAACACCAGCCTCGAGCAGTTCGTAGTTCCTGA
- the LOC100822488 gene encoding auxin-responsive protein SAUR36 yields MIHPKKLAQLARKCHTMLAAGAGAHRQATNMVPDECCSTVANEGHCVVYTADGARFKVPLAYVGTTVFGKLLRMSVEEFGFVNGDGGRIILPCDAAVMEYVMCLVRREAPEEVVKAFLSSIPGHCHSQSANYVAPSMGLTNQFVCA; encoded by the coding sequence ATGATCCATCCAAAGAAGCTTGCCCAGCTGGCCAGGAAGTGCCATACGATGTTGGCGGCCGGAGCTGGTGCCCACCGGCAGGCCACCAACATGGTCCCCGATGAGTGCTGCAGCACGGTTGCCAACGAGGGTCACTGTGTGGTATACACTGCTGACGGGGCACGGTTCAAGGTCCCTCTGGCGTATGTTGGCACAACAGTCTTCGGCAAGCTCCTGCGGATGTCTGTGGAGGAGTTTGGCTTTGTGAACGGTGACGGAGGCAGGATCATACTGCCCTGTGACGCGGCAGTGATGGAGTACGTCATGTGTCTGGTCAGGAGAGAGGCCCCTGAGGAGGTTGTGAAGGCGTTCCTAAGCTCCATTCCTGGGCATTGCCACAGCCAGAGTGCCAACTATGTGGCGCCATCAATGGGACTCACCAATCAGTTTGTTTGTGCTTAA